One genomic window of Actinoalloteichus hoggarensis includes the following:
- the rplM gene encoding 50S ribosomal protein L13 codes for MRTYSPKPGEVKRAWHVIDAEDVVLGRLATQAAILLRGKHKPSYAPHVDTGDFVVIVNAEKVALTGNKRDDKFVYRHSGYPGGLRKRTFGEALEKQPDRLLEKTIRGMLPKNRLGRAMGSKLKVYAGSQHPHAAQSPQAFEIGKVEK; via the coding sequence GTGCGCACGTACAGCCCGAAGCCTGGCGAGGTGAAGCGCGCCTGGCATGTGATCGACGCCGAGGACGTGGTGCTCGGCAGGCTCGCCACCCAGGCAGCGATTCTGCTGCGTGGCAAGCACAAGCCCAGCTATGCCCCGCACGTCGATACCGGTGACTTCGTCGTGATCGTCAACGCCGAGAAGGTGGCCCTCACCGGCAACAAGCGTGACGACAAGTTCGTCTACCGCCACAGCGGCTACCCCGGCGGTCTGCGGAAGAGGACGTTCGGCGAGGCGCTGGAGAAGCAGCCGGACCGCCTGCTGGAGAAGACGATCAGGGGCATGCTGCCGAAGAACCGGCTCGGCCGGGCGATGGGCAGCAAGCTGAAGGTCTACGCAGGCTCCCAGCACCCCCACGCGGCGCAGTCGCCGCAGGCGTTCGAGATCGGCAAGGTGGAGAAGTGA
- the rpsI gene encoding 30S ribosomal protein S9, whose product MFDDEEAPVAFVSGPVQTVGRRKEAVVRVRLVPGTGEFKLNGKALEDYFPNKVHQQLIKEPLVTLEKVEAFDVFGNLHGGGTSGQAGALRLAIARALIEVDADDRPALKKAGFLTRDSRAKERKKYGLKKARKAPQYSKR is encoded by the coding sequence CTGTTCGACGACGAGGAGGCCCCGGTCGCCTTCGTCAGCGGCCCGGTGCAGACGGTCGGCCGCCGCAAGGAGGCCGTGGTCCGCGTTCGCCTGGTGCCCGGCACCGGCGAGTTCAAGCTCAACGGCAAGGCCCTCGAGGATTACTTCCCCAACAAGGTCCACCAGCAGCTCATCAAGGAGCCGCTGGTGACCCTGGAGAAGGTCGAGGCGTTCGACGTCTTCGGGAACCTGCACGGCGGCGGCACCTCCGGCCAGGCGGGCGCGCTGCGTCTCGCCATCGCCAGGGCGCTGATCGAGGTCGACGCCGACGACCGACCGGCACTGAAGAAGGCCGGTTTCCTCACTCGCGACTCGCGGGCCAAGGAGCGTAAGAAGTACGGCCTGAAGAAGGCCCGTAAGGCGCCGCAGTACAGCAAGCGCTGA
- a CDS encoding WXG100 family type VII secretion target codes for MGGAIKVSFSTIVNASEEVTNAGNQTEEIQNNLKSRLAPIVSSWEGQAQANWQEVQGRWDQSAQQLREAIAAIGSALAAAAENYQAGEAANAARFS; via the coding sequence ATGGGCGGCGCAATCAAGGTTAGTTTCTCCACCATCGTCAACGCCTCGGAAGAGGTGACCAACGCGGGGAACCAGACCGAGGAGATCCAGAACAACCTGAAGTCTCGGCTCGCCCCGATCGTCTCCAGCTGGGAAGGTCAGGCGCAGGCGAACTGGCAGGAGGTGCAGGGCCGCTGGGACCAGAGCGCCCAGCAGCTCCGCGAGGCCATCGCGGCCATCGGTAGCGCGCTCGCCGCGGCCGCCGAGAACTACCAGGCCGGTGAGGCCGCCAACGCCGCGCGCTTCTCCTGA
- a CDS encoding type VII secretion-associated protein, with translation MSLHVAVDFGTSSTCVVISVDGREPQVVMVDGQPLVPSAVFAAVDGTLFVGREAERQAGIDPSRYEPHPKRRIDEGELLLGSTVLPVLDVVHEVLTRAVGEARRLADGAPVDLLVLTHPADWGAMRTRVLRQAAHGLGREFILIEEPAAAAVFHAGTRSGAAVGVGPLAVLDLGGGTVDASVVRRRGARFEVLASKGIPDYGGADIDQALLEHLGVEVGGHDPAAWQLLVAGRELADRRRRRVLHQDVRGAKETLSRHTFTDVPMPHPFPDAHVTRADLERLIQPDVTRAVDLVTATTQDAGLQAGDLAGVFLVGGSSRIPLVARLVHERIGVVPTTLDQPETVVARGALRAAALDPERTSGLPAPRQGPPRAVGPVGSPNPPGPTTPTGAGMLRTPPGPPLPGPSDGRPIPPSAAPRSRSRPRPVSAVGHAGQPLSTTASAAGGSTALRRWALPVGLGVIVLAGLVTALAFFLADGRSDPGTALAGGGASEPSEPGVDDGGEFDGDAFGVGLEIAQYDYRFAVPTGWEQSGGDAQRRSVQIRPVDSPPDTDLIVVEEWLLDYDSDADRERALDEVRRSYDAASEEVSGLDEAARFAGREVVHYRQRLSSAEVDWYVYFDGDVQVNVGCQHTEAGATAVAQACEQVVESLTVTR, from the coding sequence GTGAGCTTGCACGTCGCGGTCGACTTCGGCACCTCCAGCACCTGCGTGGTCATCTCGGTCGACGGTCGCGAGCCACAGGTGGTGATGGTCGACGGTCAGCCGCTCGTCCCGTCCGCGGTGTTCGCCGCCGTGGACGGGACGCTGTTCGTCGGCCGCGAGGCCGAGCGGCAGGCGGGCATCGACCCCTCGCGGTACGAGCCGCATCCGAAGCGGCGGATCGACGAGGGGGAACTGCTGCTGGGCAGCACGGTCCTGCCGGTGTTGGACGTGGTTCACGAGGTGTTGACCCGGGCGGTCGGCGAGGCGCGCAGGCTCGCCGACGGCGCACCGGTCGATCTGCTGGTGCTGACGCATCCGGCGGACTGGGGCGCCATGCGCACCAGGGTGCTGCGGCAGGCGGCGCACGGACTGGGCCGGGAGTTCATCCTGATCGAGGAGCCCGCCGCCGCCGCCGTGTTCCACGCGGGCACCAGGAGCGGGGCCGCGGTGGGCGTGGGGCCGTTGGCGGTGCTGGATCTCGGCGGCGGGACGGTCGACGCCAGCGTGGTGCGCAGGCGCGGCGCGCGCTTCGAGGTGCTGGCGAGCAAGGGCATTCCCGACTACGGCGGCGCCGACATCGATCAGGCGCTCCTGGAACATCTCGGCGTCGAAGTGGGCGGGCACGACCCGGCCGCGTGGCAGCTGCTCGTGGCGGGGCGCGAACTGGCCGACCGACGACGTCGCCGGGTTCTGCACCAGGACGTGCGCGGGGCGAAGGAGACGTTATCCCGGCACACGTTCACCGATGTGCCGATGCCGCATCCCTTCCCGGACGCCCATGTCACCCGGGCGGACCTGGAACGGCTGATCCAGCCCGACGTGACCAGGGCGGTCGACCTGGTGACCGCCACGACACAGGACGCGGGGCTCCAGGCGGGCGACCTGGCCGGTGTCTTCCTCGTCGGCGGCTCCAGCCGGATTCCGCTCGTCGCGCGGCTGGTGCACGAGCGGATCGGCGTCGTGCCCACCACCTTGGACCAGCCGGAGACCGTCGTGGCCCGCGGCGCGCTGCGGGCCGCCGCGCTCGATCCGGAACGCACCAGCGGGCTGCCCGCCCCTCGGCAGGGACCGCCGCGCGCCGTCGGCCCCGTGGGTTCGCCCAACCCGCCGGGCCCGACCACTCCGACGGGTGCCGGCATGCTCCGCACCCCGCCGGGGCCGCCGCTGCCCGGTCCGTCGGACGGCCGCCCGATCCCGCCGTCCGCCGCGCCCCGCTCCCGCTCCCGGCCGCGGCCCGTGTCCGCCGTAGGGCACGCCGGGCAGCCGCTCTCGACGACGGCCTCCGCCGCAGGCGGCTCGACGGCGCTGCGTCGCTGGGCGCTGCCGGTGGGGCTGGGCGTGATCGTGCTGGCCGGTCTCGTCACCGCGCTCGCGTTCTTCCTGGCCGACGGGCGCAGCGATCCCGGCACGGCGCTCGCCGGCGGTGGTGCGAGCGAACCGAGCGAGCCCGGCGTGGACGACGGCGGCGAGTTCGATGGAGACGCCTTCGGCGTCGGTCTGGAGATCGCCCAGTACGACTACCGCTTCGCCGTTCCGACGGGCTGGGAGCAGAGCGGCGGCGACGCACAGCGACGCTCGGTGCAGATCCGACCCGTCGACTCGCCGCCGGACACGGACCTGATCGTCGTGGAGGAGTGGCTGTTGGACTACGACAGCGACGCCGACCGGGAACGGGCCCTCGACGAGGTGCGTCGAAGCTATGACGCGGCCAGCGAGGAGGTGTCCGGCCTGGACGAGGCGGCTCGGTTCGCGGGCCGGGAGGTCGTCCACTATCGACAGCGGCTGTCCTCGGCCGAGGTCGACTGGTACGTGTACTTCGACGGCGACGTCCAGGTGAACGTGGGCTGTCAGCACACCGAGGCGGGTGCGACGGCCGTCGCACAGGCCTGTGAACAGGTCGTCGAGAGTCTGACGGTCACCAGATGA
- the glmM gene encoding phosphoglucosamine mutase, producing MARLFGTDGVRGLANADLSPELALSLASAAAEVLSEHSESRRPVAVVGRDPRASGEMLEAAVTAGLSAAGTDVLLVGVLPTPAVAYLVGELDADFGVMISASHNPMPDNGIKLFAQGGHKLPDALEDEITARLGKAVRRPTGGAIGRVRPVADADSRYADHLLVATPQRLDGLRVVVDCSHGAASFVAPDVFRRAGAEVVALHADPDGRNINDDCGSTHMDHLRAAVLRHQADVGIAHDGDADRCLAVDEAGGLVDGDQILAVLALALREAGELAEDTLVATVMSNLGLHLAMRENGITLRTTAVGDRYVLEELRAGGLSLGGEQSGHVVLPSHATTGDGLLTALRLMARMASTGKPLSHLASVMRRLPQVLINVTVANKAAVAEAPEVAAAVAEVSAELGENGRVLLRPSGTEQIVRVMVEATSQDIADAAARRLVDVVSSVG from the coding sequence ATGGCCCGGCTCTTCGGCACTGACGGAGTGCGTGGACTCGCCAACGCGGATCTGTCCCCGGAACTCGCACTGTCCCTGGCCTCGGCGGCGGCCGAGGTGCTGTCCGAGCATTCGGAGAGTCGTCGACCGGTCGCCGTGGTGGGCCGGGACCCCAGAGCGAGCGGGGAGATGCTGGAGGCGGCGGTCACCGCGGGCCTGAGCGCCGCGGGCACCGACGTGCTGCTGGTCGGAGTCCTGCCGACGCCTGCGGTGGCCTATCTCGTCGGGGAGCTGGATGCCGACTTCGGCGTGATGATCTCCGCCTCGCACAATCCGATGCCGGACAACGGCATCAAGCTCTTCGCCCAGGGCGGGCACAAGCTGCCGGACGCCTTGGAGGACGAGATCACCGCCCGGCTGGGCAAGGCGGTGCGCAGGCCGACGGGCGGTGCGATCGGGCGGGTGCGACCGGTCGCCGACGCGGACAGCCGCTACGCGGACCACCTCCTGGTCGCCACGCCGCAGCGGCTGGACGGCCTGCGGGTCGTCGTGGACTGCTCGCACGGCGCCGCCTCCTTCGTCGCCCCGGACGTGTTCCGCCGGGCGGGAGCCGAGGTCGTCGCGCTGCACGCGGATCCGGACGGACGCAACATCAACGACGACTGCGGCTCCACGCACATGGACCACCTGCGGGCGGCCGTGCTGCGGCACCAGGCCGACGTGGGCATCGCCCATGACGGCGACGCAGATCGCTGCCTGGCCGTCGACGAGGCGGGCGGGCTGGTCGACGGGGATCAGATCCTCGCCGTGCTGGCGCTGGCCCTGCGCGAGGCGGGCGAGCTGGCCGAGGACACGCTGGTGGCGACGGTGATGAGCAACCTGGGTCTGCACCTGGCCATGCGGGAGAACGGGATCACGCTGCGCACCACGGCGGTGGGGGACCGGTACGTGCTGGAGGAGCTGCGGGCGGGTGGGCTCTCGCTGGGCGGTGAGCAGTCCGGCCACGTCGTGCTGCCCTCGCACGCGACCACCGGTGACGGGCTGCTGACCGCGTTGCGGCTGATGGCCCGGATGGCCTCCACCGGCAAGCCGCTGTCCCACCTGGCCTCGGTGATGCGACGCCTGCCGCAGGTGTTGATCAACGTCACGGTCGCGAACAAGGCGGCGGTGGCCGAGGCGCCCGAGGTGGCCGCCGCCGTCGCCGAGGTGTCTGCCGAGCTGGGCGAGAACGGCCGGGTGCTGCTGCGGCCCTCCGGCACCGAGCAGATCGTGCGGGTGATGGTGGAGGCCACCAGCCAGGACATCGCCGACGCGGCGGCCCGCAGGCTCGTCGACGTCGTCTCATCGGTGGGCTGA
- a CDS encoding WXG100 family type VII secretion target yields MADAFGTTTDEMVTAASDVASANEEITAVLASLQSTAGGVAGLWQGAAAQQFERLMEAADAAGKSINSVLEEIGMNLAGSAEMYARMEEEESSNISSLGGRLEGL; encoded by the coding sequence ATGGCTGACGCTTTCGGCACTACCACCGACGAGATGGTCACCGCGGCCAGCGACGTCGCCTCCGCGAACGAGGAGATCACCGCCGTCCTCGCCAGCCTCCAGTCGACCGCCGGCGGCGTCGCCGGTCTCTGGCAGGGCGCTGCGGCCCAGCAGTTCGAGCGGCTGATGGAGGCCGCCGACGCGGCAGGCAAGAGCATCAACTCGGTGCTCGAGGAGATCGGCATGAACCTGGCGGGCTCGGCCGAGATGTACGCCCGGATGGAAGAGGAAGAGTCCAGCAACATCAGCAGCCTCGGCGGCCGACTCGAAGGCCTGTGA